The following coding sequences are from one Sphingomonadaceae bacterium OTU29LAMAA1 window:
- the recF gene encoding DNA replication/repair protein RecF, with product MLSRLRLTDYRNHAELVLDPGAGFVVLTGENGAGKTNVLEAVSLLAPGRGLRRAALSDMQRQGGPGGFGVAATLAAAGGAVDVATGTLAAAPERRQVRIQGAAATANTLAEWLTVLWLTPAMDRLFVEPAGERRRFLDRLTLALVPAHAHHAARYDAAMRARNRLLGADEPADPDWLGALETQMADHGDAILTARHDTVALLGGRLVEQPDGPFARAGIALEGWSGDGAALLAELRQNRARDAAAGRALAGPHRADLSVTHLGKGQAAALASTGEQKALLLGIVLAHAELVAQRTGHAPVLLLDEVAAHLDPVRRNALFDRLSGHGQVWMTGTEPALFAGIDDRATRVSVG from the coding sequence ATGCTGTCGCGCCTTCGCCTCACCGATTACCGCAATCATGCGGAGCTGGTGCTGGATCCTGGCGCCGGCTTCGTCGTGCTGACCGGCGAGAATGGCGCGGGCAAGACGAATGTGCTGGAGGCTGTGTCGCTGCTGGCCCCGGGCCGCGGGCTGCGGCGGGCGGCGCTGTCCGACATGCAGCGGCAGGGTGGGCCGGGCGGCTTCGGCGTCGCTGCGACGCTGGCGGCGGCGGGCGGCGCGGTCGATGTTGCTACCGGCACGTTGGCCGCGGCGCCCGAACGGCGGCAGGTGCGCATCCAGGGCGCCGCCGCCACCGCCAATACGCTCGCCGAATGGCTGACGGTGTTGTGGCTGACGCCGGCGATGGACCGGCTGTTCGTCGAACCGGCGGGCGAGCGGCGGCGATTTCTCGATCGGCTGACGCTGGCGCTGGTGCCGGCGCATGCGCATCACGCCGCGCGCTACGACGCCGCGATGCGCGCGCGCAACCGGCTGCTGGGCGCGGACGAGCCAGCCGATCCCGACTGGCTGGGTGCGCTCGAAACGCAGATGGCGGACCATGGCGATGCGATCCTGACGGCGCGGCACGACACCGTCGCACTGCTCGGCGGCCGGCTGGTCGAGCAACCCGACGGGCCGTTCGCCCGTGCCGGGATCGCGCTGGAGGGATGGAGCGGCGACGGCGCGGCGCTGCTGGCCGAGCTGCGTCAAAATCGCGCGCGCGACGCCGCCGCCGGACGGGCGCTGGCGGGGCCGCATCGTGCCGATCTGTCGGTGACGCATCTGGGCAAGGGGCAGGCGGCGGCGCTCGCCTCGACCGGAGAACAGAAGGCGCTGCTGCTCGGCATCGTGCTGGCGCATGCCGAGCTGGTCGCGCAGCGGACGGGGCACGCGCCCGTGCTGCTCCTCGACGAGGTCGCCGCGCATCTGGACCCCGTACGGCGCAATGCGCTGTTCGACCGGCTGTCCGGCCACGGGCAGGTGTGGATGACCGGCACCGAGCCGGCGCTGTTCGCCGGCATCGATGATCGTGCGACGCGGGTTTCGGTTGGCTGA
- a CDS encoding OmpA family protein: MLKSIVIAATALTAVATPALAQDRWDWSGGRPGDRAYRLIGAGVQGLDPALRGTPRGRAFVMRNFDRNRDGRISPREAADANAAFVRVAGARRDGFDWDARDRTVVVETRTVVPGQWDRRAMHDYGFRQTPRGATLTLSEDVLFATDSDVLRPGAIEKLRPLASYLRSNGGVRVAIDGFTDSRGSDAHNQDLSERRAASVRSAFDAMGVTRARFSVAGHGEASPVATNATAAGMRQNRRVEVTLLGRRATEF, translated from the coding sequence ATGCTGAAATCGATCGTTATCGCGGCGACCGCGCTGACTGCCGTCGCCACGCCGGCACTGGCGCAGGACCGCTGGGACTGGAGCGGCGGGCGTCCCGGTGACCGTGCCTATCGCCTGATCGGCGCGGGTGTGCAGGGGCTGGATCCCGCATTGCGCGGCACGCCGCGTGGGCGCGCGTTCGTGATGCGGAACTTCGATCGCAATCGTGATGGCCGTATCTCGCCACGCGAGGCGGCGGATGCGAACGCCGCCTTCGTGCGCGTCGCCGGTGCGCGGCGGGATGGCTTCGACTGGGATGCCCGCGATCGGACCGTCGTAGTCGAGACGCGCACCGTCGTACCTGGCCAGTGGGATCGCCGTGCGATGCACGATTACGGCTTTCGTCAGACGCCGCGTGGCGCGACGCTGACCCTGTCCGAGGACGTGCTGTTCGCGACCGACAGCGATGTGCTGCGGCCGGGCGCGATCGAAAAGTTGCGACCGCTGGCGAGCTATCTGCGCTCGAACGGCGGGGTGCGGGTGGCGATCGACGGCTTCACCGATTCGCGCGGGTCCGATGCGCATAATCAGGACCTGTCCGAACGCCGTGCGGCCAGCGTCCGTTCGGCCTTCGACGCGATGGGTGTGACTCGGGCGCGGTTCAGCGTCGCCGGACATGGCGAGGCGAGTCCGGTCGCGACCAACGCCACCGCCGCAGGCATGCGTCAGAACCGGCGCGTCGAGGTGACGCTGCTCGGCCGCCGCGCGACGGAGTTCTGA
- the gyrB gene encoding DNA topoisomerase (ATP-hydrolyzing) subunit B: protein MAEPQNTNDYGASSIKVLKGLDAVRKRPGMYIGDTDDGSGLHHMVFEVSDNAIDEALAGHCDRIDIQLNADGSVSVTDNGRGIPTGIHPEEGVSAAEVIMTQLHAGGKFENTSDDNAYKVSGGLHGVGVSVVNALSEFLDLTIWRDGEEHYMRFAFGDAVSPLKVVGPAEPGQKGTRVTFLPSPATFKITEFDFDKLEHRYRELAFLNSGVRLFLTDARHDEPKTVELYYEGGIAAFVKWLDRAKTPLFPEPIAINGTRDDVTMDVALEWNDSYYENVLAFTNNIPQRDGGTHMAAFRAALTRTLNNYAEKSGLLKKEKVTLTGDDMREGLTAIVSVKLPDPKFSSQTKDKLVSSEVRQPLESLMADKLAEWLEENPAHGKSIVGKVIDAAAAREAAKKARELTRRKGVMDIASLPGKLADCQEKDPAKSELFLVEGDSAGGSAKQGRDRHFQAILPLRGKILNTERARFDRMISSREIGTLIQAMGTGIGRDDFNADKLRYHKIVIMTDADVDGAHIRTLLLTFFYRQMPELIERGHLFIAQPPLYKATKGRSEVYLKDDSALDEYLVDAGVSSMVFEAPSGHRSGQDLKSLLDHARRMRTLMRYVPRRYDPVIIEVLALGGALDPTFTREQREATVAEVTRRLESGDEEARWTARLTEDGGIHFERLWRGVTDHHIVEATFLASAEARKLHSLASEQAESFVAAGKLVPLKGAAAAAEDAEPTPEGEGQIGSVTNVVARGESLVARPSQLLDAILASGRKGLAIQRYKGLGEMNADQLWETTLDPSNRTMLRVTSDDVSAADMIFTQLMGEVVEPRREFIQDNALNVANLDV, encoded by the coding sequence ATGGCAGAACCCCAGAATACGAACGACTACGGCGCCTCCTCGATCAAGGTGCTGAAGGGCCTCGATGCGGTGCGCAAGCGGCCGGGCATGTATATCGGCGATACCGACGACGGATCGGGCCTCCACCACATGGTGTTCGAGGTCAGCGACAACGCGATCGACGAAGCGCTCGCCGGGCATTGCGACCGGATCGACATCCAGCTCAACGCCGACGGATCGGTCAGCGTCACCGACAACGGTCGTGGCATTCCGACCGGCATTCACCCCGAAGAGGGCGTGTCGGCGGCGGAGGTCATCATGACCCAGCTCCACGCCGGCGGTAAGTTCGAGAACACGTCCGACGACAACGCCTACAAGGTGTCGGGCGGGCTTCACGGCGTCGGCGTGTCGGTGGTCAACGCGCTGTCCGAATTCCTCGATCTGACGATCTGGCGCGATGGCGAGGAGCATTACATGCGCTTCGCGTTCGGCGATGCCGTGTCGCCGCTGAAGGTCGTCGGTCCCGCGGAGCCGGGCCAGAAGGGGACGCGCGTTACCTTCCTGCCCAGCCCTGCGACGTTCAAGATCACCGAATTCGACTTCGACAAGCTCGAACACCGCTATCGCGAGCTGGCGTTCCTCAATTCGGGCGTGCGCCTGTTCCTCACCGATGCGCGCCACGACGAGCCGAAGACGGTGGAGCTGTATTACGAGGGCGGGATCGCCGCGTTCGTGAAGTGGCTCGATCGGGCGAAGACGCCGCTCTTCCCCGAACCGATCGCGATCAACGGCACGCGCGACGACGTGACGATGGACGTCGCGCTGGAATGGAACGACAGCTATTACGAGAACGTCCTCGCCTTCACCAACAACATCCCCCAGCGCGACGGCGGCACGCACATGGCGGCGTTCCGCGCGGCGCTGACCCGCACGCTCAACAATTATGCCGAGAAGTCGGGGCTGCTGAAGAAGGAGAAGGTCACCCTCACCGGCGACGACATGCGTGAGGGGCTGACCGCGATCGTCTCGGTCAAGCTGCCCGATCCGAAGTTTTCGAGCCAGACCAAGGACAAGCTGGTCTCGTCCGAGGTGCGCCAGCCGCTCGAATCGCTGATGGCGGACAAGCTGGCCGAGTGGCTGGAAGAGAATCCCGCGCACGGCAAGTCGATCGTCGGCAAAGTGATCGACGCCGCCGCGGCGCGCGAAGCGGCGAAGAAGGCGCGCGAGCTGACCCGGCGCAAGGGCGTGATGGACATCGCTTCACTCCCCGGCAAGCTGGCGGATTGCCAGGAGAAGGACCCGGCCAAGTCCGAACTGTTCCTGGTCGAAGGCGACTCGGCCGGCGGTTCGGCCAAGCAGGGTCGCGATCGGCATTTCCAGGCGATCCTGCCGTTGCGCGGCAAGATCCTCAACACCGAACGCGCGCGCTTCGACCGGATGATCTCCAGCCGCGAAATCGGGACGCTGATCCAGGCGATGGGGACGGGCATCGGCCGCGACGACTTCAACGCCGACAAATTGCGCTACCACAAGATCGTCATCATGACCGACGCCGACGTCGACGGTGCGCATATCCGCACGCTGTTGCTGACGTTCTTCTATCGCCAGATGCCCGAGCTGATCGAGCGCGGCCACCTCTTCATCGCGCAACCGCCGCTGTACAAGGCGACGAAGGGCCGGTCGGAAGTGTATCTGAAGGACGATAGCGCGCTAGACGAATATCTGGTCGACGCGGGCGTGTCGTCGATGGTGTTCGAGGCGCCGAGCGGGCACCGTTCGGGGCAGGACCTCAAGAGCCTGCTCGACCATGCCCGCCGCATGCGGACGCTGATGCGCTACGTGCCGCGGCGCTACGATCCGGTGATCATCGAGGTGCTGGCGCTGGGCGGCGCGCTCGACCCGACGTTCACGCGCGAACAGCGCGAGGCGACGGTGGCCGAGGTGACGCGTCGGCTCGAATCGGGCGACGAGGAAGCGCGCTGGACCGCGCGGTTGACGGAGGATGGCGGCATCCACTTCGAACGGCTGTGGCGCGGCGTCACCGATCACCACATCGTCGAGGCGACGTTCCTGGCAAGCGCCGAGGCGCGCAAGCTGCACTCGCTGGCGAGTGAGCAGGCGGAGAGCTTCGTCGCCGCGGGCAAGCTGGTGCCGCTGAAGGGCGCCGCCGCGGCTGCCGAGGATGCGGAGCCGACGCCGGAAGGCGAGGGCCAGATCGGGAGCGTCACCAATGTCGTTGCGCGTGGCGAGAGCCTGGTAGCGCGGCCGTCGCAGTTGCTCGACGCGATCCTCGCTTCGGGCCGCAAGGGGCTGGCGATCCAGCGCTACAAGGGGCTGGGCGAGATGAACGCCGACCAATTGTGGGAAACGACGCTCGATCCGTCGAATCGCACGATGCTGCGCGTGACCAGCGACGACGTATCGGCGGCGGATATGATCTTCACCCAGCTGATGGGCGAAGTCGTCGAGCCGCGGCGCGAGTTCATTCAGGACAATGCGCTGAACGTGGCGAATCTGGACGTGTGA
- a CDS encoding LysR family transcriptional regulator, whose amino-acid sequence MQPRWDDLQDFLAIARAGQIARAAAATGVDPTTLARHLRRLEATLGQTLFEQTREGQVPTAAGQALLATVEAMQQAAARIAAPDDDPDHLTGVLRVSVSEGFGTWFVAHHLPAFAASHPALTVDLVASSGFLNPSRREADVAVLLARPQTGPVVSGKLTDYTLGLYASQAYAARHPLPTTAAEVRAHDLIGYVPDLLYAPELRYLTEIEEGLEPRIRSSSINAQYRLVAAGAGLGVLPRFIGDADETLRRVLPDRTIRRSFWLVTHQDMREAKKVRTFRDWLTGLVKTHRARFV is encoded by the coding sequence ATGCAGCCGCGGTGGGACGACCTTCAAGATTTCCTGGCGATCGCCCGCGCTGGCCAGATCGCGCGTGCGGCGGCGGCGACTGGCGTCGATCCCACCACGCTCGCCCGCCACCTGCGCCGGCTGGAGGCGACGCTCGGCCAGACCCTGTTCGAACAGACGCGCGAGGGGCAGGTGCCGACCGCCGCCGGGCAGGCGCTGCTCGCGACGGTCGAGGCGATGCAGCAGGCGGCGGCGCGGATCGCCGCACCCGACGACGATCCCGATCACCTGACCGGCGTGTTGCGGGTCAGCGTGTCGGAGGGGTTCGGCACGTGGTTCGTCGCGCACCATCTGCCCGCCTTTGCCGCAAGCCATCCCGCACTCACCGTCGATCTGGTCGCGAGCAGCGGCTTCCTCAATCCGTCGCGGCGCGAGGCGGACGTGGCGGTCTTGCTGGCGCGGCCGCAGACCGGACCGGTGGTCAGCGGCAAGCTGACCGACTATACGCTCGGCCTCTACGCATCGCAGGCCTATGCCGCGCGCCATCCCCTGCCGACGACGGCGGCGGAGGTGCGAGCCCACGACCTGATCGGCTACGTCCCCGACCTGCTGTACGCGCCGGAGCTGCGCTATCTGACCGAGATCGAGGAAGGGCTGGAGCCGCGCATCCGCAGCTCCAGCATCAACGCGCAATACCGGCTGGTCGCGGCGGGAGCGGGTCTCGGCGTGCTACCGCGCTTCATCGGCGATGCCGACGAAACGTTACGGCGGGTGCTGCCCGATCGCACCATCCGCCGCTCGTTCTGGCTAGTGACGCACCAGGACATGCGCGAGGCGAAGAAGGTGCGGACCTTCCGCGACTGGCTGACAGGGCTGGTGAAGACGCACCGCGCGCGGTTCGTGTGA
- a CDS encoding CoA-acylating methylmalonate-semialdehyde dehydrogenase: protein MRNIDHLIVGHAGGGAGAGVRYGDVFDPNTGQVQARVTLGTQADLDRAVAAAQAAQPGWAATNPQRRARVMFRFKELVEANMDALAHLLSSEHGKVIADSKGDIQRGLEVIEFCCGIPHILKGEYTQGAGPGIDVYSMRQPLGIGAGITPFNFPGMIPMWMFGVAIATGNAFILKPSERDPSVPVRLAELMLEAGAPEGILQVVHGDKEMVDAILDHPAISAVSFVGSSDIAHYVYRRGVEAGKRVQAMGGAKNHGIVMPDADLDQVVADLSGAAFGSAGERCMALPVVVPVGEKTADALREKLIPAIAALRVGVSTDDAAHYGPVVNAAHKQRVENWIQTGVDEGAELVVDGRGFTLQGHENGFFVGPTLFDRVTPEMSAYKEEIFGPVLQIVRAPDFETALRLPSEHQYGNGVAIFTRNGHAAREFAARVNVGMVGINVPIPVPVAYHSFGGWKRSAFGDTNQHGMEGVKFWTKVKTITQRWPDGTAELPRGSEDGGPSRVQDAFVIPTMG, encoded by the coding sequence ATGCGCAATATCGATCATCTGATCGTCGGCCATGCCGGAGGTGGAGCGGGTGCCGGCGTTCGTTACGGCGATGTCTTCGATCCCAACACCGGTCAGGTGCAGGCGCGCGTGACGCTGGGTACGCAGGCCGACCTCGATCGCGCCGTCGCCGCGGCGCAGGCCGCGCAGCCCGGCTGGGCCGCGACCAATCCGCAGCGCCGCGCCCGCGTCATGTTCCGCTTCAAGGAACTGGTCGAGGCGAACATGGACGCGCTCGCGCACCTGCTGTCGTCCGAGCACGGCAAGGTGATCGCGGACAGCAAGGGCGACATCCAGCGCGGGCTGGAGGTCATCGAATTCTGCTGCGGCATCCCGCACATCCTGAAGGGTGAATATACGCAAGGGGCCGGCCCCGGCATCGACGTCTATTCGATGCGCCAGCCGCTGGGCATCGGTGCGGGGATCACGCCGTTCAACTTCCCCGGTATGATCCCGATGTGGATGTTCGGTGTCGCCATCGCCACCGGCAATGCCTTCATCCTGAAACCGTCGGAGCGCGACCCGTCGGTGCCGGTGCGCCTCGCCGAACTGATGCTGGAGGCGGGCGCGCCCGAGGGCATCCTGCAGGTCGTCCATGGCGACAAGGAGATGGTCGACGCGATCCTCGATCATCCGGCGATCAGCGCGGTCAGCTTCGTCGGGTCGTCCGACATCGCGCATTACGTCTACCGCCGCGGCGTGGAGGCGGGCAAGCGCGTGCAGGCGATGGGCGGCGCCAAGAACCACGGCATCGTCATGCCCGACGCGGACCTCGATCAGGTCGTCGCCGACCTGTCCGGCGCGGCGTTCGGATCGGCGGGCGAGCGCTGCATGGCGCTGCCGGTGGTGGTGCCGGTCGGTGAGAAGACCGCCGATGCGCTGCGCGAGAAGCTGATCCCGGCTATCGCCGCGTTGCGGGTCGGCGTGTCCACGGACGATGCCGCGCATTACGGCCCGGTGGTCAACGCCGCGCACAAGCAGCGCGTCGAGAACTGGATCCAGACCGGCGTCGACGAGGGCGCGGAACTGGTCGTCGACGGGCGCGGCTTCACGTTGCAGGGGCATGAGAACGGCTTCTTCGTCGGCCCGACGCTGTTCGACCGGGTCACGCCCGAGATGTCGGCGTATAAGGAAGAGATTTTCGGCCCCGTGCTCCAGATCGTCCGCGCGCCCGATTTCGAGACCGCGCTTCGCCTGCCGAGCGAGCACCAATACGGCAACGGCGTCGCGATCTTCACCCGTAACGGCCATGCGGCGCGCGAATTCGCCGCGCGCGTCAACGTCGGCATGGTCGGCATCAACGTGCCGATCCCGGTGCCGGTCGCCTACCACAGCTTCGGCGGGTGGAAGCGCAGCGCGTTCGGCGACACCAACCAGCACGGCATGGAGGGCGTGAAGTTCTGGACCAAGGTCAAGACGATCACGCAACGCTGGCCGGACGGCACCGCCGAACTGCCGCGCGGTAGCGAAGACGGCGGACCTTCGCGCGTGCAGGATGCGTTCGTCATTCCCACCATGGGTTGA
- a CDS encoding acyl-CoA dehydrogenase family protein gives MENQFDLTDDQREIQDLARRFTANRITPHAGEWDEKHIFPRDTIKAAAELGFAAIYVSEESGGIALGRLEAALIMEAMAYGCPSTSAFISIHNMAAWMIDRFGSQTVKDKYLPDLVTMDRLASYCLTEPGSGSDAAALKTRAVRDGDDWLVTGSKQFISGAGENEVYVTMVRTGEEGPKGISALVIEKDMPGVSFGANERKLGWHSQPTRQVTFDNVRVPAENIVGGEGEGFRIAMMGLDGGRLNIGACSLGGAQRCLDEAIGYTKDRKQFGKAIADFQNTQFTLADMATELEAARALLYMAAAKVTANAPDKTRFAAMAKRLATDTGSSVVDRALQLHGGYGYLMDYPIERFWRDLRVHSILEGTNQVMRMIVGRELTRQ, from the coding sequence ATGGAAAACCAGTTCGACCTGACCGATGACCAGCGCGAGATCCAGGACCTCGCGCGCCGCTTCACCGCGAATCGCATCACGCCACACGCGGGCGAATGGGACGAGAAGCATATCTTCCCGCGCGACACGATCAAGGCGGCGGCCGAACTCGGCTTCGCGGCGATCTACGTGTCCGAGGAATCGGGCGGTATCGCGCTCGGGCGGCTGGAGGCGGCGCTGATCATGGAGGCGATGGCCTATGGCTGTCCCTCGACCAGTGCGTTCATCTCGATCCACAACATGGCGGCGTGGATGATCGACCGGTTCGGGTCGCAGACGGTGAAGGACAAGTATCTCCCCGATCTGGTGACGATGGATCGCCTCGCCAGCTATTGCCTGACCGAGCCGGGTTCGGGCTCCGACGCTGCCGCGCTGAAGACGCGTGCTGTGCGCGACGGCGACGACTGGCTGGTGACGGGATCGAAGCAGTTCATCTCGGGCGCGGGCGAGAACGAGGTCTACGTGACGATGGTCCGCACCGGTGAGGAGGGGCCGAAGGGCATCTCGGCCTTGGTGATCGAGAAGGACATGCCGGGCGTGTCGTTCGGGGCGAACGAGCGCAAGCTCGGCTGGCATTCGCAACCGACGCGGCAGGTGACGTTCGACAACGTCCGCGTGCCGGCCGAGAACATCGTCGGCGGCGAGGGCGAAGGCTTCCGCATCGCGATGATGGGGCTCGATGGCGGCCGGCTCAACATCGGCGCGTGCAGCCTCGGCGGGGCGCAGCGCTGCCTCGACGAGGCGATCGGCTATACCAAGGATCGCAAGCAGTTCGGCAAGGCGATCGCCGATTTCCAGAACACGCAGTTCACGCTCGCCGACATGGCGACCGAATTGGAGGCGGCGCGCGCGCTGCTGTACATGGCGGCTGCCAAGGTTACCGCGAACGCGCCCGACAAGACGCGTTTCGCGGCGATGGCGAAGCGGCTGGCGACGGACACCGGCAGCAGCGTCGTCGATCGCGCGCTGCAACTGCACGGCGGCTACGGCTATCTGATGGACTATCCGATCGAACGCTTCTGGCGCGACCTGCGCGTCCATTCGATTTTGGAGGGGACCAATCAGGTCATGCGCATGATCGTCGGGCGCGAACTGACGCGGCAGTGA
- the mmsB gene encoding 3-hydroxyisobutyrate dehydrogenase, producing MARVAFIGLGNMGGGMAANLAKKGHDVRAFDLNADALAKAKDAGCLPVATAAEAVEGAEAVVTMLPAGTHVESVYTDAVFGRAQPSAILIDCSTIDVATARRVAETAATKGLAAVDAPVSGGIGAANAGTLTFMVGGAEDAFARAQPFLADMGKAVIHAGASGAGQAAKMANNMLLGATMIATCEAFRLAERLGLDAQTFFDISSVSSGQSWSMTSYCPVPGVGPDTPADHDYQGGFAAALMLKDLRLAMQAAEEAGATTPLGRHATELYEAFVADGKGGTDFSGIIRTL from the coding sequence ATGGCACGCGTCGCCTTCATCGGCCTCGGCAACATGGGCGGGGGCATGGCCGCCAACCTCGCGAAGAAGGGTCATGACGTCCGCGCCTTCGACCTCAACGCCGACGCGCTGGCCAAGGCGAAGGATGCCGGGTGCCTGCCCGTCGCTACCGCGGCCGAGGCGGTCGAGGGGGCGGAGGCGGTCGTCACGATGCTGCCCGCCGGCACGCACGTCGAAAGCGTCTACACCGATGCGGTGTTTGGCCGGGCGCAGCCGTCCGCGATCCTGATCGACTGCTCGACGATCGACGTCGCCACCGCGCGCCGCGTCGCCGAGACCGCTGCGACCAAGGGGCTTGCCGCGGTCGATGCGCCGGTGTCGGGCGGGATCGGCGCGGCCAATGCCGGCACGCTCACCTTCATGGTCGGCGGCGCGGAGGATGCGTTCGCGCGCGCGCAGCCGTTCCTCGCCGACATGGGCAAGGCGGTGATCCACGCGGGTGCCAGCGGTGCGGGTCAGGCCGCCAAGATGGCGAACAACATGCTGCTCGGCGCGACGATGATCGCGACGTGCGAGGCGTTCAGGCTGGCGGAGCGACTCGGGCTCGACGCGCAGACGTTCTTCGACATCTCGTCGGTCAGTTCGGGCCAGAGCTGGTCGATGACGAGCTATTGCCCGGTGCCGGGCGTCGGCCCCGACACGCCGGCGGACCACGATTACCAGGGCGGGTTCGCGGCGGCGCTGATGCTGAAGGACCTGCGCCTCGCGATGCAGGCGGCGGAGGAGGCGGGCGCGACCACGCCGCTCGGCCGGCACGCGACCGAGCTGTACGAGGCGTTCGTGGCGGACGGGAAGGGCGGCACGGACTTTTCCGGGATCATCCGTACGCTGTAA
- the radC gene encoding DNA repair protein RadC — protein MSTLPLLPDEGFPMLPEDTTGHRERLRGRLLDGGGEALLDHELIEYLLMLAIPRIDTKPIAKALLREFGGIGALLTADAAALTRVKGVGDTSAAAIKIAHAIAIRLLKAEVAERPVLANWQALLDYLRADMAHHAIERFRVLHLNTRNMLIRDEVMSEGSIDQAAVHVREVIRRAIDLGSAAIILVHNHPSGDPSPSRADIQITRTIADAGAAMGIVLHDHIIMGLNGHVSLKAQGLI, from the coding sequence ATGTCGACGCTTCCCCTGCTGCCCGACGAGGGCTTTCCGATGCTGCCGGAGGATACCACCGGCCATCGTGAGCGGCTGCGCGGGCGGTTGCTGGATGGCGGCGGCGAGGCGCTGCTCGATCACGAGCTGATCGAATATCTGCTGATGCTGGCGATCCCGCGGATCGACACCAAGCCGATCGCCAAGGCGCTGCTGCGCGAATTCGGCGGGATCGGCGCGTTGCTGACCGCCGATGCGGCGGCGCTGACGCGGGTGAAGGGGGTGGGCGACACTTCCGCCGCCGCGATCAAGATCGCGCATGCCATCGCGATCCGCCTGCTGAAGGCGGAAGTGGCGGAGCGGCCGGTGCTCGCCAACTGGCAGGCGCTGCTCGACTACCTGCGCGCCGACATGGCGCATCACGCGATCGAACGATTTCGCGTGCTCCACCTCAACACCCGCAACATGCTGATCCGCGACGAGGTGATGAGCGAGGGATCGATCGATCAGGCGGCGGTGCATGTGCGCGAGGTGATCCGGCGGGCGATCGATCTCGGCTCGGCGGCAATCATTCTCGTCCACAACCATCCCTCGGGCGATCCCTCGCCCAGTCGCGCAGATATCCAGATCACGCGGACCATCGCCGATGCCGGCGCGGCGATGGGGATCGTGCTGCACGATCACATCATCATGGGGCTGAACGGCCATGTCAGCCTTAAGGCGCAGGGGCTGATCTGA